From one Paenibacillus sp. FSL K6-1330 genomic stretch:
- the hisC gene encoding histidinol-phosphate transaminase: MNQAGEDKELQITPRQALGRLKPYTAGKPIWEVQQEYGLDRVIKLASNENSLGPSPKALQAIQEQLPDLHRYPDERSSGLTQALGEHLGLAANQFIVTNGGDELIMLISRAYLEPGDEIIVPDPTFSEYEFGAFLMSGTVIRVPLREQYAFSAEDILSVVTERTKIVYLCTPNNPTGTYIPELEMKNLLDRLPTRVLVVIDTAYRHYATAPDYSDGIDFIKLGYPVITLNTFSKIYGLAGIRVGYGAASESIIRTLLQVKEPFNVNALAQAAALAALGDGEHVQASCRMNEQGRQQIYEGLSRLAIPYYESMSNFILAELGEHADIIYHKLLERGIIVRSAKGWGLPGHIRISVGTAEENQGFLDALGEILVHTM; the protein is encoded by the coding sequence TTGAATCAAGCAGGGGAAGATAAAGAGCTGCAAATAACACCGCGGCAGGCATTAGGACGGTTGAAGCCTTACACGGCAGGTAAGCCAATCTGGGAAGTGCAGCAGGAATACGGCTTGGATCGCGTCATCAAATTAGCTTCCAATGAAAATTCACTTGGTCCCTCGCCTAAAGCATTGCAAGCCATTCAGGAGCAGCTGCCTGATTTACACCGTTATCCCGACGAGCGTTCATCAGGTCTTACACAAGCGCTTGGCGAGCACTTGGGGTTGGCAGCGAATCAATTCATTGTGACAAACGGCGGCGATGAGCTGATCATGCTGATTTCTCGGGCGTACCTGGAGCCTGGTGACGAGATTATCGTTCCTGATCCGACATTCAGCGAATATGAGTTTGGTGCTTTTCTTATGTCTGGTACGGTCATTAGGGTACCGCTGCGTGAGCAATATGCCTTCTCTGCTGAGGATATATTGTCCGTGGTTACGGAACGAACCAAAATCGTGTACTTATGTACTCCCAATAATCCAACAGGCACCTACATTCCCGAACTTGAAATGAAAAATCTTCTGGACCGTCTTCCAACTCGCGTGCTGGTTGTAATCGATACAGCATATCGCCATTACGCGACAGCCCCTGATTACTCGGACGGGATAGATTTCATCAAGCTGGGATATCCGGTCATCACCCTGAACACCTTCTCCAAAATCTACGGTCTTGCGGGTATTCGCGTCGGCTATGGCGCTGCTTCGGAAAGCATCATCCGCACATTGCTTCAGGTTAAGGAGCCCTTTAATGTCAATGCGCTGGCACAAGCGGCGGCGTTGGCCGCACTTGGAGATGGGGAGCACGTCCAGGCATCATGCCGGATGAATGAACAAGGCAGACAGCAAATCTATGAGGGACTGAGTCGGTTAGCGATTCCTTACTACGAGAGCATGAGCAATTTCATTCTGGCGGAGCTTGGAGAACATGCAGACATTATATACCACAAGCTGCTGGAGCGGGGGATTATCGTCAGGTCCGCCAAAGGTTGGGGACTGCCTGGGCATATTCGGATTTCCGTAGGGACGGCGGAAGAAAATCAAGGATTCCTTGATGCTTTAGGCGAAATCTTAGTGCATACGATGTAA
- a CDS encoding NAD(P)H-dependent oxidoreductase encodes MENMLIINAHPKVESATSVSLRVLQHFLEAYTKWNPAGAIEQIDLYRDSIPAIDHMVLELWSKQGREEPLNEEEQQITDRMSAILQQFKAARKYVIVMPMHNFNIPSKLKDYIDNILIARETFQYTENGSEGLLTDGRSLLVIQASDAIYTNHDWYAEVEYSHKYLKSMFNFMGIIDYQIIRAQGNAILDRDDILAQAFQEAEEAAKQLASTKPTINIK; translated from the coding sequence ATGGAGAACATGCTCATTATCAACGCACATCCGAAGGTGGAGTCAGCAACATCTGTCAGCTTGCGGGTGCTTCAGCATTTTTTGGAGGCGTACACGAAATGGAATCCAGCAGGAGCTATAGAACAAATTGATTTATACCGTGATTCTATACCTGCCATCGATCATATGGTTCTAGAGCTATGGAGCAAACAGGGAAGAGAGGAGCCGCTTAACGAAGAGGAGCAACAGATAACGGACCGCATGTCCGCCATCCTGCAGCAGTTTAAGGCAGCACGGAAGTATGTTATCGTCATGCCGATGCACAATTTCAACATTCCTTCCAAGCTTAAAGATTATATCGACAACATCCTGATTGCACGCGAGACATTTCAATATACGGAGAATGGATCGGAAGGTTTGCTAACCGATGGCCGCAGTTTGCTGGTCATTCAGGCCAGTGATGCCATTTACACGAATCATGACTGGTATGCCGAGGTTGAATACTCGCATAAATACCTTAAGTCTATGTTTAATTTTATGGGGATCATCGATTATCAGATCATCCGGGCACAGGGTAATGCGATCCTGGATCGAGATGATATCCTCGCACAGGCCTTTCAGGAAGCGGAAGAAGCTGCGAAACAGCTGGCAAGCACGAAGCCAACGATAAACATTAAATAG
- a CDS encoding PLP-dependent aminotransferase family protein: MWGITLHRSSEVSLKRQIYLAIRERIVQGILQPGEAMPSSRQLAIELKVSRNTVNEAFDMLNVEGYVVSRQGAPTRVAKGIVLDNLAEVDPPPRKKAPPDFAVDFRTGQPELRLFPRYVWQQISMKTLSDMSPTLLGYTGPQGLPALRDEISLWLYRSKGLKVDAQDIFITAGATHALNILADLLYHENQDIWFEDPCNIEMLQTFINKGYRIHHVPVDEHGIQTEHLNDKPGCPVYVTPSHQFPLGGILPADRRAALIRYARKNGSYIIEDDYDSEYRYSGDSIAPLYAMDPDRVIYVGTFSKVLFPALRIGYAIVPRKLQQRWGHLRTHTDVQNPPFEQAALAEFLHTRKFDRHIGKMRKIYGERRQVLLSSLHEFFGDTWRSWGDAAGLHLTVEFPGAIFDEAFRQKTRQDRIRITPLDYHCIQKRTHANKLLFGYGHLEPAEIRSGISLLQAYLKNQGYL, encoded by the coding sequence ATGTGGGGAATCACACTGCACCGAAGCAGTGAAGTATCGCTTAAACGGCAAATTTATTTAGCTATAAGGGAAAGGATTGTTCAAGGAATCTTGCAGCCAGGAGAAGCCATGCCCTCATCCCGTCAATTAGCAATAGAACTCAAGGTATCTCGTAACACGGTCAATGAAGCGTTTGACATGTTGAACGTCGAAGGCTACGTCGTTAGCCGACAAGGGGCTCCGACACGGGTTGCGAAAGGCATTGTACTGGATAACCTGGCTGAGGTAGATCCGCCGCCGCGGAAAAAAGCCCCTCCTGATTTTGCAGTGGATTTCCGGACAGGACAACCTGAACTCCGGCTATTCCCACGGTACGTATGGCAGCAAATTTCAATGAAAACACTCAGCGATATGAGCCCCACTCTGCTAGGTTATACAGGTCCTCAGGGCCTGCCCGCACTTCGTGACGAAATTTCATTGTGGCTTTATCGCAGCAAGGGCCTTAAGGTTGATGCTCAAGATATATTCATAACGGCAGGTGCCACACATGCACTGAATATCCTTGCGGACTTACTCTATCATGAAAATCAGGATATATGGTTTGAAGATCCCTGCAACATCGAGATGCTGCAGACGTTTATAAACAAAGGGTATCGAATTCATCATGTCCCCGTGGATGAGCACGGGATTCAGACCGAGCACTTGAACGACAAGCCTGGATGTCCTGTGTACGTGACACCCTCTCACCAATTTCCGCTTGGAGGGATTCTGCCGGCGGATCGTCGTGCTGCGCTCATCCGCTACGCCAGAAAAAACGGCAGCTATATCATCGAGGACGATTATGATAGCGAGTACCGATACAGCGGGGATTCGATCGCACCTTTATATGCCATGGATCCCGATAGGGTCATTTATGTTGGCACCTTCAGCAAAGTGCTGTTCCCGGCCCTTCGGATCGGGTACGCGATTGTACCCCGTAAGCTTCAACAGCGCTGGGGGCATCTGCGTACCCATACCGATGTGCAGAATCCCCCTTTTGAGCAAGCTGCCTTAGCCGAGTTTTTACACACCCGGAAATTTGACAGGCATATCGGGAAAATGCGCAAGATCTACGGCGAACGGAGACAGGTCCTGTTATCTTCGCTGCATGAGTTTTTCGGAGATACTTGGCGTTCCTGGGGAGATGCAGCCGGCCTGCATCTGACTGTTGAATTTCCCGGGGCGATCTTTGACGAGGCTTTCAGGCAGAAAACCCGGCAAGACCGGATACGCATCACGCCGCTGGACTACCATTGTATTCAAAAAAGAACCCATGCAAACAAGTTATTGTTTGGCTACGGTCACCTGGAACCTGCTGAAATCCGCAGTGGAATCTCACTGCTGCAGGCTTATTTGAAGAATCAAGGGTACCTATAA
- a CDS encoding DMT family transporter: MILLERWKGMFYLCGAFTLAGTSVITAWFLNGKLGTFTITAASLLLALLCMLPLCRKELVRTVRQLTFREWRLLFFQALLGMFLFRMMLLQGLLHTSTAEAGILTGATPAFTVMLAFGFLKESVNGMKLAGILSTVAGIMIIQGILTPGHAFEVQHLYGNLLVLCAACSESGFNLLSRIGSMQRTASQNKAIHPMVQTTLVSVIALMLCLIPAWFENSLASLAALELQEWLALVWYGPIVTALAFMLWYAGIKRCHVSTAAAFSGMMPFTALLLSVLVLKESAGWEQWCGGILVILGMFLIGWHQAVINPLPQQHPPEHGIIDKVRIE, translated from the coding sequence GTGATCTTATTGGAACGATGGAAAGGGATGTTTTATTTATGCGGGGCGTTCACGCTTGCAGGGACTTCGGTCATCACGGCATGGTTTTTGAACGGGAAATTAGGGACGTTTACGATCACAGCGGCCAGCTTGTTATTGGCTTTGCTATGTATGCTTCCTCTATGTAGGAAGGAGCTGGTGAGGACGGTTCGACAATTAACATTTCGGGAGTGGAGGCTTCTGTTCTTTCAGGCGTTACTCGGGATGTTTCTGTTTCGGATGATGCTGCTGCAGGGCCTTCTTCATACCAGCACGGCAGAAGCGGGAATTCTAACAGGCGCAACACCCGCCTTTACTGTCATGCTGGCATTTGGGTTCCTGAAGGAATCGGTGAACGGCATGAAGCTGGCAGGCATTCTTAGCACGGTGGCGGGCATTATGATCATACAAGGAATACTCACGCCGGGCCATGCATTCGAGGTACAACATCTGTACGGTAACCTGCTTGTGCTCTGCGCGGCATGTAGTGAATCCGGCTTTAACCTGCTGTCCCGCATTGGTTCGATGCAGCGCACGGCTTCACAAAACAAAGCCATTCATCCTATGGTCCAGACGACGCTGGTCTCGGTGATCGCCTTGATGTTATGCCTGATACCCGCATGGTTCGAGAATTCGCTGGCTTCACTGGCAGCATTAGAGTTGCAGGAATGGCTTGCGCTTGTTTGGTACGGACCGATCGTAACGGCCTTGGCCTTCATGCTGTGGTATGCCGGTATCAAGCGCTGCCATGTATCCACAGCTGCCGCTTTTTCTGGTATGATGCCTTTTACGGCTTTGTTGTTATCGGTCCTCGTATTAAAAGAATCCGCAGGATGGGAGCAATGGTGCGGCGGCATCCTAGTTATTCTAGGCATGTTTCTCATCGGCTGGCATCAGGCAGTCATTAACCCGCTGCCACAACAGCACCCGCCGGAACATGGAATCATCGATAAGGTTAGGATTGAGTAA
- a CDS encoding DUF3231 family protein, with translation MGILSGNPKNEPMHYGEIFSVWTASTLAKGMVSCYEAYLNHAGDKDLKKILNDLLDQAKLEIKECDELLTENGIAPAPVLPERPPVKLEDIPAGARFTDPEIAAKIAADTSLGLVSCSQVMGQSIREDIGALFAKYHITKTALGLRILQMNKEKGWLIPPPLQIKRPEGE, from the coding sequence TTGGGAATTTTAAGCGGTAATCCTAAAAACGAACCCATGCATTATGGGGAAATATTTAGCGTATGGACAGCATCCACGTTGGCAAAAGGCATGGTGTCCTGCTACGAGGCTTATTTAAACCATGCAGGCGATAAAGACCTCAAAAAAATCCTCAATGATCTGTTGGATCAAGCTAAACTTGAGATTAAAGAATGTGATGAATTGCTTACCGAAAACGGAATCGCCCCTGCACCGGTACTTCCCGAAAGACCCCCGGTCAAACTTGAGGATATTCCGGCGGGCGCAAGATTCACGGATCCGGAAATTGCGGCCAAAATCGCTGCTGATACATCACTCGGACTGGTATCATGCAGTCAAGTTATGGGACAATCCATCCGGGAGGATATTGGCGCGTTATTTGCTAAATATCATATCACCAAGACGGCGCTAGGTTTGCGGATCCTTCAGATGAATAAGGAAAAAGGCTGGCTCATTCCGCCGCCGCTTCAAATCAAGAGACCTGAAGGAGAATAG
- a CDS encoding DJ-1/PfpI family protein codes for MKKVLLLLADGFEAVEASVFTDVLGWNKLEGDGTTQVVTAGLHDRLKCTWNFTVIPEVTLDSVKVDDYDALAIPGGFEEAGFYNDAYDSRFSKIIQEFHAQGKWIATICVAALTLGKAGLLEGRRATTYDHPTSIRKSQLREFGAHVVEEQIVVDGNLITSCNPATAFDVAFTLLEKLTSLENTLHVKELMGFTSKS; via the coding sequence ATGAAGAAAGTGCTTTTGCTGTTGGCGGATGGATTTGAAGCTGTTGAAGCGAGTGTATTTACTGATGTACTGGGGTGGAACAAGCTGGAGGGTGACGGGACCACTCAGGTTGTGACTGCGGGACTGCATGACCGGTTGAAATGCACGTGGAACTTTACCGTCATTCCTGAGGTCACGCTGGACTCGGTTAAGGTGGATGATTACGATGCGCTGGCGATTCCTGGCGGGTTCGAGGAAGCGGGCTTTTATAACGATGCATACGACTCCAGGTTCTCCAAGATCATTCAGGAATTTCATGCGCAGGGCAAGTGGATTGCTACGATTTGCGTTGCAGCCCTTACGCTTGGCAAAGCCGGCTTGCTGGAGGGACGTAGAGCCACGACTTATGATCACCCAACCAGCATCAGAAAATCGCAGCTGCGGGAATTCGGTGCCCATGTGGTGGAAGAACAGATCGTTGTTGATGGGAACCTGATCACTTCATGTAACCCGGCAACGGCTTTTGATGTGGCTTTCACTTTGCTGGAAAAGCTGACATCTTTGGAAAATACTCTGCATGTGAAAGAGCTTATGGGATTTACAAGCAAATCATGA
- a CDS encoding GNAT family N-acetyltransferase, whose product MKVTVELTDTSTKFIINNIYPLYLHDLSGIWGWKPNRYGVYEDDDTRTLKDQIQVFDIWWEKPSILFPYLIRVDGIPAGFALVATSPYTYGSEFYMNEFFVMKPFRGKHVAENAASQVFDKHAGSWEVQTNATDRNMRAQAFWRKTMNNYVSDSRVQEFVATRDDNEKLIFQFESSRV is encoded by the coding sequence ATGAAAGTTACCGTGGAGCTAACCGATACTTCCACCAAATTTATCATTAATAATATATATCCGCTATATTTGCATGATTTATCAGGGATATGGGGATGGAAGCCGAATCGATATGGCGTCTATGAGGATGATGACACAAGAACCTTGAAAGACCAGATCCAAGTTTTTGATATATGGTGGGAGAAGCCCTCGATTTTGTTTCCTTACCTGATTCGAGTGGATGGCATCCCGGCAGGATTTGCTCTGGTAGCAACCTCGCCATATACATATGGCAGTGAATTTTACATGAATGAGTTTTTTGTTATGAAACCCTTCCGAGGCAAACATGTTGCGGAGAATGCTGCATCACAAGTGTTCGACAAGCATGCCGGCAGCTGGGAAGTCCAGACGAATGCCACGGATCGCAATATGCGGGCGCAGGCATTCTGGAGAAAGACGATGAACAACTATGTTTCGGACTCACGCGTGCAGGAATTTGTTGCTACGAGGGACGACAATGAGAAGTTGATCTTTCAGTTTGAATCATCGCGGGTGTAA
- a CDS encoding RNA polymerase sigma factor: protein MRRVKAGEVDCFEPIVETYKKQIYIYCCRMLGCKQDAQDAVQDIFIKAFTKLHTYEAKVSFSSWLYKIAYHHCLNLLRKRQVRMRVSRLIKPAGYADSVEQTLERRWFSEPLEYAMTKLSVEERNLLVLRVFEDKPFSEIAQILDKNLSAVKKKYARMKLKVIKLIQEKEGAELCEIRDSRSKIEF, encoded by the coding sequence GTGAGGCGCGTTAAGGCCGGTGAGGTGGATTGTTTCGAGCCTATCGTTGAAACGTACAAAAAACAGATCTACATATATTGCTGCCGGATGCTCGGCTGCAAGCAGGACGCGCAGGATGCCGTCCAGGATATCTTCATCAAAGCGTTTACCAAGCTCCATACCTATGAAGCGAAGGTTTCGTTCTCATCATGGTTATACAAGATTGCCTATCACCATTGCCTTAATCTGCTTCGCAAGAGACAGGTTCGCATGCGAGTGAGCCGTCTAATCAAACCAGCAGGTTATGCTGATAGCGTGGAACAGACACTCGAGCGCAGATGGTTCAGCGAACCGCTGGAATATGCCATGACGAAGCTCTCGGTGGAAGAGCGTAATCTACTCGTGCTGCGGGTGTTCGAAGATAAACCGTTCTCGGAGATCGCGCAGATTCTGGATAAGAATCTCAGTGCAGTGAAGAAAAAGTATGCTCGTATGAAACTGAAAGTCATCAAGCTGATCCAGGAGAAGGAGGGGGCGGAGTTATGCGAGATTCGAGACAGCCGGAGCAAGATCGAATTCTGA